The genome window TCTTCATCTGGTGAAAAGGTGGGAATTTATGCTTTACTGAGCCACCTCTCAACACAGATTGACCTGATGTCCCATTACAGGTCACCCAGCCTGGCAAGACCAACCTGGATTACTACAGGAATGACAGCGCAGGGATGTCCCTGTATGGGAACCCGGTGAACGACACAGACTTCATGTGTGACAAGAGGCAGGTCAGGCAGTTTGCTCGAGCCTTCCTGCCGGTGTGTTTCTGGCTCATCTTCTCTGTGGGCACGGTGGGAAACGCCTTGGTCGTGCTTGTCTATTGCAAATACCGCTTCAGGAGGAGCACGGTGGACCGGTACCTGCTGCACCTGGCCATCGCGGACCTGCTCCTTCTCTTCACCCTTCCTTTCTGGGCCAAGGCCGCCTCCGATGGCTGGATCTTCAAGAACTTCATGTGCAAAGTCGTCAACAGCATGTATAAGATCAACTTCTACGGCTGCAGCTTGTTTCTAACCTGCATCAGTTTTGACAGGTACATCACTATTGTCCAAGCGATGAAAGCTAAAACTTCCAAGCGAAGGCGGCTCCTGCGCAGCAAACTCATGTGCTTGGCTGTCTGGCTGACGTCCGTCAGCCTGTGCATCCCAGAGATCGTGTACAGCCAAAGCACACGGGTGGGCGACATAACAGTTTGCAAAATTACGTACCCACCAAACGTCAGCGCAGTCTTCAGAGTTACTGTCCTGGCCTTGAAAGTCACAATCGGATTCTTCTTCCCACTCTTTGTCATGGTTATTTGTTATGCCCTTATCATCAACACCCTCCTGCAAGCCAAAAGATCCCACAAGCAGAAGTCCCTGAAGATCATCACCATGATCATCACCGCTTTCCTCGTCTCTCAGTTCCCGTACAACATTCTTTTGCTGGTCAAAGCCATCAACACCTACACCAGGGTGGCCTACAGCTGTCAGGCTGCCGACCGGCTGGACGTCGGGCTGCAGGTCACCCAGAGCATTGCCTTCCTCCACAGCTGCCTCAACCCATTCCTCTATGTCTTTGCTGGGGAGCGGTTCAGGACGGCGCTGGGCAGGGTGATGTGGAGCAGCGGCTGCCGCTGGAGCAGGGAACAAGAGCAGTGTTCCTCCGCCTGCAACAGCCAGGAGCACAGCTCAGACTGGTCCTTTGCCATGCTGGGCAGGCGGCGGGTGAGGAACTCGCTGACCCTCAGCACCCATTTGACCTCCTCGCTTACCCCTCCGCCTTGCCAAGTCCTCTTGTAAGTTATTCTCACCCTGTCCTCCCCTCTGGAGGAGCACCAAACTCCTTGGAAACCACGTGTACACCCCAAAGACTGTCTCAGAGGAGCGGGGAGGGCTGGGTGCTCCTGGCATGCCCCGTCCTCACCGTGGGGGACCCAACGATGGCTGAAAGGAAGGGAAACCTTTGGCAAGGGCAGCAAAATGGACCCATACTTGTCGTAAGCAGAACTGATAGAggataaaagctatttttatgaCAGCTGTAAATACCCGGCCCATCTGCAGCTCAGACCACAATCTGAAATAACAAGCCTCGCAGGGAGGCGat of Rissa tridactyla isolate bRisTri1 chromosome 2, bRisTri1.patW.cur.20221130, whole genome shotgun sequence contains these proteins:
- the CCR9 gene encoding C-C chemokine receptor type 9, yielding MEVASVVTQPGKTNLDYYRNDSAGMSLYGNPVNDTDFMCDKRQVRQFARAFLPVCFWLIFSVGTVGNALVVLVYCKYRFRRSTVDRYLLHLAIADLLLLFTLPFWAKAASDGWIFKNFMCKVVNSMYKINFYGCSLFLTCISFDRYITIVQAMKAKTSKRRRLLRSKLMCLAVWLTSVSLCIPEIVYSQSTRVGDITVCKITYPPNVSAVFRVTVLALKVTIGFFFPLFVMVICYALIINTLLQAKRSHKQKSLKIITMIITAFLVSQFPYNILLLVKAINTYTRVAYSCQAADRLDVGLQVTQSIAFLHSCLNPFLYVFAGERFRTALGRVMWSSGCRWSREQEQCSSACNSQEHSSDWSFAMLGRRRVRNSLTLSTHLTSSLTPPPCQVLL